The following proteins come from a genomic window of Halorussus halophilus:
- a CDS encoding type II toxin-antitoxin system RatA family toxin produces the protein MDNVEVSTVVYVPPEEAYEFLIDFQGYANYSKHLTGVDRHGEGGVGTEYDIHLKWWKLNYTVRSEVTELDRPTRIDWKIIKDVRAHGSWLVEAAPEEAPDDEETASRVRLVIKFDADSASSDMLNLPRLVSLGWVVDKVEPLVLEEAERVVERIVEDLEGERRPVELTIHDAPDSV, from the coding sequence GTGGACAACGTCGAAGTCAGCACCGTCGTCTACGTGCCGCCCGAGGAGGCCTACGAGTTCCTCATCGACTTTCAGGGCTACGCGAACTACTCGAAGCATCTGACCGGCGTAGACCGCCACGGCGAGGGCGGCGTCGGCACGGAGTACGACATCCACCTCAAGTGGTGGAAGCTCAACTACACCGTCCGTTCGGAGGTGACGGAACTCGACCGGCCGACCCGCATCGACTGGAAGATAATTAAGGACGTCCGCGCCCACGGCAGTTGGCTGGTCGAAGCCGCCCCCGAGGAAGCGCCGGACGACGAGGAGACCGCATCGCGGGTCCGACTCGTCATCAAGTTCGACGCCGACTCGGCGAGTTCTGACATGCTCAACCTCCCGCGACTCGTCTCGCTGGGTTGGGTGGTAGACAAAGTCGAACCGCTCGTCTTAGAGGAAGCAGAGCGCGTGGTCGAGCGCATCGTCGAAGACCTCGAAGGCGAACGCCGTCCGGTCGAGTTGACGATACACGACGCGCCGGACTCGGTCTGA
- a CDS encoding FAD-binding protein, with amino-acid sequence MTTDYDVIVVGGGVAGLSAGVFTARAELDTLVLNHGVSILQRNAHLENYLGFPLGIDSRLFGLVAEEQAEEAGCEIREQKVTHVTPRDAEEGANAGFDVETDSPNDDGVLTARRVVAASWKDSDYLGDLDVERIEDGSKQYVSVDDAGRTGVEGLYAAGRLAEQYHQAIVAAGHGAQVGLTLVHDADPEFYHDWVVPEGYFTGRDRDVPKGCEEISETERKRRAEESHARLAEYLDTWDDQTPVPHPSFREDF; translated from the coding sequence ATGACGACCGACTACGACGTCATCGTCGTCGGCGGCGGAGTTGCCGGACTCTCCGCGGGCGTCTTCACCGCCCGCGCGGAACTGGACACGCTCGTGCTGAACCACGGGGTCTCGATTCTCCAGCGAAACGCGCACCTGGAGAACTACCTCGGGTTCCCGCTCGGCATCGACTCGCGGTTGTTCGGCCTGGTGGCCGAAGAGCAAGCCGAGGAAGCGGGATGCGAAATCCGCGAGCAGAAAGTTACGCACGTGACTCCCCGTGACGCCGAGGAAGGTGCAAACGCAGGATTCGACGTGGAGACCGATAGTCCGAACGACGACGGCGTGCTCACAGCACGCCGCGTCGTCGCGGCCTCGTGGAAGGACAGCGACTACCTCGGGGACCTCGACGTAGAGCGAATCGAAGACGGAAGCAAGCAGTACGTCTCGGTAGACGACGCCGGTCGAACTGGCGTCGAAGGCCTGTACGCCGCTGGCCGACTCGCAGAGCAGTACCACCAAGCAATCGTCGCGGCAGGTCACGGCGCGCAGGTCGGCCTGACGCTCGTCCACGACGCCGACCCCGAGTTCTATCACGACTGGGTCGTTCCGGAGGGCTACTTCACCGGACGGGACCGCGACGTGCCGAAGGGCTGTGAGGAGATTTCCGAGACCGAGCGCAAGCGCCGCGCCGAGGAGTCCCACGCGCGACTCGCGGAGTACCTCGACACGTGGGACGATCAGACGCCAGTGCCGCATCCGAGTTTCCGCGAGGACTTCTGA